GTGAACTGCTCAAGCAACGACCAACTTGGCGGAACAAGGGTACCATACAGCGCTGGAACTCAGCAGGCTGAGTTGCTTCTAAAACTTCCTCCAGCTCACCTAAGAACATGACCTCCTTAGAACTATTTGTAATTGGCCAATACTTTAGTAGACCCCGTATAATAGTATCAGCAAGCTTGCAGTCTTTCTCCACAAATTGGGTTATGCAGTAAGATAACTGCTGATGGTACATTGGTATGCATTTTGGTTTATGAAGAGGAATAAGTGCTCGAACAAGAAAGAGCTTGTGCTCTTCTTTCAGTGGCAGAGCAAACCCATTGATTATACTACCCAGAATCTCCAGCAGCTCTGCAATCCCATTATGCTTCTCAGTCTCAAAAATAAAACGAAAGAAGATGTGGTTTATTGATTTCCTGATGAATGGTCGGTGAACCATAAATTTCCCATAAATACGGTGCAGAACTGTTTTCAAgtaatctctctctctggggTCCTCCGAATCAAAAAGATCTAACAGCCTGAGAACAAATGAGTGATCAATATACCGCTTGGCCAACTTCGCATCCGTCTCAGGTGAAGACACAAACCTCAAAAGGAATTCATAAACACCCTGCAAGTGGGGCCATGCAGGGTCCATTGATGGTTCCTCCTCTTCCAAATCAAATGCTTCCAAGACTTTATTCTCACGGGGTGGAGAAGTGAGAGTTCTAAACAAATTTAGGGATACCATCTTTACCATCTCTTGCATAACTGTTTCAGAGAACTTCCCATTCGCCGAAGCAACATAATCCACAAGTTCAACCAATATCTGTCGCTTGATGTCCTTTTCTTTAAGGTCCTTCGTTGGATCAGAAAAGTCAAACAGAACACAGCATAAGTTGAGCTTTCTAATAAACAAGTTCTGCTTCTCAGTATTCGGAACATCTTTAAAACCAGGCAAAGCCTCGTACGGGGAACCTGCCAAATTCCCGTTCGGCTTTAAATTCACAGCTTGCATAAGCTTACCGCCATGATTTAATCCTATATTTGACGAATCAAATCCTGAGAAAGACGTAATGCTTGGGTTCGCATAAAGATTACTTGCTGAATCACTGTGTCTGGAACTGGTAGAAGCATTTGAAGATGAGGTAGAGATTCCCCCTCCTTCACGATGTTCGGCTGACTTAGAGGACTTGCGTGGAAGCTTATTAAGTAACTGTTTGATCATAACTTATgttggaaaatttaaaaaaacctcCCTCTTGCAGTTTAAGAACCcaatatggaaaaataaaagctcCCTTCTGCAGTTGGAGAACCCAATACTTGTCGAAAACTATCCAAAGCAAAACACAGCATCAATTATAGAGAGAACGGACCAATCTCGGTCGAGCAATATATTAAACCAAATTCAAGCCAGAGCTAGCACTCCGCATGTCCATTGAAGAGATAATCACCCTCGTAAGTTTGTCAatctttttcttgattttgaaaATGGTCCAACCGAAACGAGGGAAATCTGGAAGAGAAACATCAAAGCCACTTTACGCGATAAGAAATTAATGCTACAGAGACATCCCAAGCTTAGAATCACACGGCGTACAAAAATTCCCAATTCTAATAAACTAATTACAACAAAAACACTAGCTAGATTTCCTCATTTCAATAAAGTGAAATGGGATATTTCCCTGGTTACACCGAGAGAAATGTGATCTTTGGAATTATAATGAAAAACCCAGATGAAGAAAACCAATTTATACCAAgcaaacaataaaaatgaaCAAGTCATGCGATTAATCCCCAGAAACTTTGACTTCTCTGATCAACCAACTTAAAAGGGAAAGCGATAATGAATATTCACCTCTTttactctccctctcttttcttcAGCTTTCCCAAGATGTGCATGCTATTCAGCTCGATCGATTAGAATTGAGATCTGGGTATGATCTAGAAAACCCAGATAGCATTCTCCATTAAAAAGTAAccttaaaaaaagagaagacaAATTACGAAAAACATTAAATTCGTAGTTGTAAACGCAAAAATGAGAActagaaaagagaaagaaatcggatcaaaaaaaagaaaaagaaaaaaagtgggGAAGCAAACCACAATAATCTAAAGAGGATTGTTCCTCCATACTCACAGAGAAAGTACAGCTACTCCTTTCagaggttgagagagagatagaatccaaaaaacaaatagaaaaagtgGTCTTAAGGAACAGAAATCTCTGGCTGTTGTTGTTGGTGGCGTTGTATTTTTGTTATAACCAAAATTATTGCTGTTGATATTTCCTTTTTCTATCGTCTTTCTCACTTTTTCCCCTCAACTTTCTGGCAATATCTAACCCATCAAGACCGTCCTTAATCGTGTTCtcttttttaactttctctAGGATCAGAGACCGTATATGACTAAAATAGCCCCCAATAACTTCCAGCAGGAGCGCCACTGGaaggggaaaaaataaaaggttaaaACCGTACTTACGgtttaacaaacaaaaatagaaacatcCACGCGCCACTACAGTGGGCGTGGGTTTTGTCAACCCATTGTCACAGGTAGCCTGCTAGGTTCCAGAGTACGAAATTCCCACTTCAAGACTTCAAAGACCTCTCTACCCTACCAGCACGCGCCAAGAGTCTGAAGACTTTAGAAGTAATtaccataaaatataaatttttcaaatttgggGACAAGGGTTGGTTTTGATTTGTAAGTATGATTAGAGCCTTTGAATTCTTAATGATCATTATTCTTCGATTTATATCCTATCTGAATATAAGGAATTAAGATTCTATTTatgattcaaatattttaataatttcattgaaatttgggtatttttatattatattttacgtacccataaagagatttcataaatatttttcatttaaattgtcAAAATTCTTATTGGATtgagataatttaattatagCGGATACAAATCTATAACAATTAGACTATGTTTAGTCtcatattttgtgttttttttttatatatgcgtaatattatatacagtcattttatatattttctgtgtactctactgatatgattggttatattaatttttttaatacacaatcaatcatatcaataaaatgtataaaaaaatatccgcacatataatttttactttttataaagtGGTGCTACTCTCACGTAGGAAGGTTATCAAGAGAGTcaccaaacaaataaaaaaataaattatctttttatttttttattttttttaccacCTTATGTGAGAGAAGCATTTCCCTTTCTTATATAAATACTAGATATAATTTGATTGACAACTAAGTATATGTTCACGACCCAAATTAAAAGCAACAAAccgcaaataaaatattaattttcataatgGTTAAATGCGTCTCATTTTGtacaagaaattattaaaattaatatattgcatgttttgataacaaataattattaattaggaTTATCCATTTAGATTTATGTTcatgattttgatatatatggTCTTAATAATCCGAGAGAAATAAAACACAGCCACTCACTGTAATTACAAAGTATGGAACCGAGAGGACAAGGCAAATTTAGGCAGATGTTTGACATTATTGTCTGAAATCAcagatcaaaatcaaatttacGAGAATTTGGAGCCATATATATTTCCTGGATATGAGGCAGCCTGCACCTAAGACTCATCGTTCCgaccaaaaataataaaaataattaccaaGTTGTTGAGAAGACCACATCAGGAGCACATCCAAGACCGTGCCAGCCATAGAGGAAGGAGGTTCAAAGTCAATCCCCAACTCAGAACACTTGATCGAAGAATATGGAAATAtacaattttcctttttcttgtattatatttgttgtttgtcagaatctctatttttaaaatttatctttttaatttaaataaatgttgcttagcataaaaataaaaaattaagaacacCCGTATGCCACGCCAAAGAGTCGGTCAAATGGGGAAAAGTATTTGGCAGGCAGCCTATTTGGACCCAGTTACATACAATTCCTCTCAATTTACACTCGCTAGTAAATGATATTGATTACTGATTATTGTGATGACCACTTTCAGAGCAGGCAGCCTCTCTAGACTCACTCCCATGTGCATGGAGTTTGAACTTTGACCAGCTCCTGTGAACTCGTAAATGCTATGAAATTAGCAGAATAACTAGAATTTGAGGCAGTCAACAGCCCTAAAAAGGTTGGTTGATATATTCATTACAGGGTTAAACTAATCAAAGATTTactaaagaatatcaaataaaatagaTCCAGCAATATTCATGCGCTACACATCTCTCAAACACAACAATCAGTTCATCGAAGATCCATCTCGAATGTCGAAACAAGATGCTATTAGAATGAGTGTTagggttaaaaaaaaaggctaagCTTCACCTTCTACCTCTGGCCATGGGATGCTGCATTTCTCTTATTAAGTAGCATTTACAAACAATACTGCAAGGGATAGTTTCCGGACCGTATGCTTTGGATTTTGCCCTCTGAGAACCAGGTCAGCATCCCAATATGTTAGGACCATCTCACTTCCTACATCTTTCAAGCATGTATAGAAGTGCTGCCATTGGCCTATAGTTTGCTCCCGACAATGGGATAAAGTAATGCAACGAGTAAGTGGGCAGAATTTACAGAATGATAAGGAAGAGAGGCATCCTACAAGCACCGTGTCATACAAAAATAATGAGgaaagaatatgccaacacagCAACTAAATCATCTGGCTGGAACATGTGGAAGGTTGCCCAAACATCTGTTTCAACGCTCCATTAAAGCTGTTTCAGTTTCTGACAGTGGAGCTGTGACACAATGGAACAGACTTTCAGAACAATGAAATCTCTAAATGGGAAATAAATCAGACAAGTTTTC
The genomic region above belongs to Carya illinoinensis cultivar Pawnee chromosome 4, C.illinoinensisPawnee_v1, whole genome shotgun sequence and contains:
- the LOC122307357 gene encoding serine/threonine protein phosphatase 2A 57 kDa regulatory subunit B' theta isoform-like; the encoded protein is MIKQLLNKLPRKSSKSAEHREGGGISTSSSNASTSSRHSDSASNLYANPSITSFSGFDSSNIGLNHGGKLMQAVNLKPNGNLAGSPYEALPGFKDVPNTEKQNLFIRKLNLCCVLFDFSDPTKDLKEKDIKRQILVELVDYVASANGKFSETVMQEMVKMVSLNLFRTLTSPPRENKVLEAFDLEEEEPSMDPAWPHLQGVYEFLLRFVSSPETDAKLAKRYIDHSFVLRLLDLFDSEDPRERDYLKTVLHRIYGKFMVHRPFIRKSINHIFFRFIFETEKHNGIAELLEILGSIINGFALPLKEEHKLFLVRALIPLHKPKCIPMYHQQLSYCITQFVEKDCKLADTIIRGLLKYWPITNSSKEVMFLGELEEVLEATQPAEFQRCMVPLFRQVGRCLSSSHFQVAERALFLWNNDHIENLIRQNCSIILPIIFPALEKNSRNHWNLAVQNLTLNVRKIFSDTDPELFEECLLKFQEDEAQDKEVKSKREATWKRLEEMASMKASIKEAVLVSSKKVTRAPSG